The proteins below come from a single Acanthopagrus latus isolate v.2019 chromosome 4, fAcaLat1.1, whole genome shotgun sequence genomic window:
- the grpr gene encoding gastrin-releasing peptide receptor, which produces MEHLHPNASRSVTAAVQSSARTMWLTGVAIASVYGVISVSGLIGNITLIKTFCSAKSIRNVPNLFMSSLALGDVLLLVTCAPVDASRYLSEEWLFGRVGCKVIPFIQLTSVGVSVFTLTALSADRYRAIVKPLDIQTSSTTTSIVLRAALIWLFSLLLAVPEAIYSDLHTFNVTSTNESFVTCAPYPHAGELHPKIHSMASFLIFYVIPLLVISVYYTFIARSLMRSASDLPVEGNVQAKQQVESRKRLAKTVLVFVGLFAVCWLPSHVIYLYRSYHYSQVDTSLVHFVCSVIARILAFTNSCLNPFALYLLSKTFQKQFNQQLCCCCRVILRHSSQSPTHYNTRVTSVRSTHHSVASLSMINGVRLYAADHEDQEDCV; this is translated from the exons ATGGAGCATCTTCACCCGAACGCGTCGCGCAgcgtcactgctgctgtccaaAGCTCGGCGCGGACGATGTGGCTCACCGGCGTGGCCATCGCCTCTGTTTACGGCGTGATCAGCGTGTCGGGGCTGATCGGCAACATCACCCTCATCAAGACGTTCTGCTCTGCCAAGTCCATCCGCAACGTGCCGAACCTGTTCATGTCCAGCCTGGCGCTGGGAGATGTCTTGCTGCTGGTGACCTGCGCTCCGGTGGACGCGAGCCGCTACCTGTCAGAGGAGTGGCTGTTCGGGAGAGTGGGCTGTAAAGTCATCCCGTTCATCCAGCTCACTTCGGTCGGGGTGTCTGTGTTCACTCTCACAGCCCTCTCTGCTGACAG GTACAGGGCCATCGTGAAGCCCCTGGACATCCAAACATCAAGCACCACTACCAGCATTGTCCTGCGGGCGGCGCTCATCTGGCTCTTCTCCCTGCTCCTCGCTGTCCCCGAGGCCATCTACTCCGACCTCCACACCTTTAATGTCACCTCCACTAATGAGAGCTTCGTCACCTGTGCCCCTTATCCCCACGCCGGGGAACTGCACCCCAAGATCCACTCCATGGCCTCCTTCCTCATTTTCTACGTCATTCCCCTGCTGGTCATATCCGTGTACTACACCTTCATCGCCCGGAGCCTGATGAGGAGTGCCTCAGACCTGCCTGTGGAGGGGAACGTGCAAGCAAAACAACAG GTTGAATCGAGAAAGCGCCTGGCCAAGACGGTGCTGGTGTTTGTTGGGCTCTTTGCAGTGTGCTGGCTTCCCAGTCATGTAATCTACTTATATCGCTCCTATCACTACTCCCAG GTGGACACTTCCCTGGTTCACTTTGTCTGCAGCGTCATTGCTCGTATCCTGGCATTCACCAACTCCTGCCTCAACCCGTTTGCCCTTTACCTGCTGAGCAAGACCTTCCAGAAGCAATTTAATCAACAactttgttgctgctgccgTGTGATCCTGAGACACTCCTCGCAGAGCCCGACTCATTATAACACACGGGTGACCTCTGTCCGCAGCACACATCACTCCGTGGCGAGTCTGAGCATGATCAATGGCGTACGGCTGTACGCCGCTGATCATGAGGACCAGGAGGACTGCGTTTAA
- the LOC119018657 gene encoding cell surface A33 antigen-like isoform X2 translates to MKMIKVLTMEGRISALILLCLVLSGVGALQVNIPQDSYEYARGDNIILPCSFTPKTPLKETDLVIIKWSDETAEAGAEENRILSYYSLNKQLDITPLYEGRVSLDVDVMKGKADLKLSSITLADNKEFQCSVQIPGDDEVGPSTPICKIQGKAEYGQNINLTCLSERGSPQPTYKWESRDVKNTPHAADLRTTDKGGSLSLYDISTETSGFYICTSSNKIRSATCSITLSVMPPSTNIGPTARIICGVIATLIILIIVVCCYCKKKKV, encoded by the exons ATGAAGATGATAAAAGTCTTGACTATGGAGGGGAGGATTTCTGCCTTGATTCTTCTGTGCCTGG TGCTGTCAGGTGTCGGTGCCCTCCAGGTGAACATCCCACAGGACTCATATGAGTATGCCAGAGGTGACAACATCATACTGCCCTGCAGCTTCACACCCAAAACCCCGTTAAAGGAGACAGATCTAGTTATCATCAAATGGTCTGATGAGACTGCAGAAGCTGGTGCTGAAGAG AACCGGATTCTCTCTTATTATTCCCTGAATAAACAACTTGACATCACACCGCTGTATGAAGGTCGGGTATCCCTGGACGTAGATGTTATGAAGGGAAAGGCTGACCTGAAACTGTCCTCCATCACACTAGCAGACAACAAGGAGTTTCAGTGTAGTGTCCAGATCCCGGGTGATGACGAAG TTGGTCCATCTACGCCCATCTGTAAGATCCAGGGTAAAGCAGAGTACGGCCAGAACATCAACCTGACGTGTCTGTCTGAGAGAGGTTCACCACAACCCACATATAAGTGGGAAAGTCGAGATGTCAAGAACACTCCCCACGCTGCAGATCTCAGAACAACTGACA agGGAGGCTCCCTGTCTCTGTACGATATCTCGACAGAGACATCAGGATTCTACATCTGCACCTCAAGTAACAAGATCCGCTCTGCAACCTGCAGCATCACCCTCTCAGTCATGCCAC CCTCCACGAACATTGGTCCCACTGCAAGAATCATTTGTGGAGTCATTGCTACGCTGATCATACTCATCATCGTCGTCTGTTGCTActgcaagaagaaaaaagtttga
- the LOC119018657 gene encoding cell surface A33 antigen-like isoform X1 — protein sequence MKMIKVLTMEGRISALILLCLVLSGVGALQVNIPQDSYEYARGDNIILPCSFTPKTPLKETDLVIIKWSDETAEAGAEENRILSYYSLNKQLDITPLYEGRVSLDVDVMKGKADLKLSSITLADNKEFQCSVQIPGDDEGKLADKARLVVLVGPSTPICKIQGKAEYGQNINLTCLSERGSPQPTYKWESRDVKNTPHAADLRTTDKGGSLSLYDISTETSGFYICTSSNKIRSATCSITLSVMPPSTNIGPTARIICGVIATLIILIIVVCCYCKKKKV from the exons ATGAAGATGATAAAAGTCTTGACTATGGAGGGGAGGATTTCTGCCTTGATTCTTCTGTGCCTGG TGCTGTCAGGTGTCGGTGCCCTCCAGGTGAACATCCCACAGGACTCATATGAGTATGCCAGAGGTGACAACATCATACTGCCCTGCAGCTTCACACCCAAAACCCCGTTAAAGGAGACAGATCTAGTTATCATCAAATGGTCTGATGAGACTGCAGAAGCTGGTGCTGAAGAG AACCGGATTCTCTCTTATTATTCCCTGAATAAACAACTTGACATCACACCGCTGTATGAAGGTCGGGTATCCCTGGACGTAGATGTTATGAAGGGAAAGGCTGACCTGAAACTGTCCTCCATCACACTAGCAGACAACAAGGAGTTTCAGTGTAGTGTCCAGATCCCGGGTGATGACGAAGGCAAATTGGCTGACAAGGCACGATTGGTGGTTCTAG TTGGTCCATCTACGCCCATCTGTAAGATCCAGGGTAAAGCAGAGTACGGCCAGAACATCAACCTGACGTGTCTGTCTGAGAGAGGTTCACCACAACCCACATATAAGTGGGAAAGTCGAGATGTCAAGAACACTCCCCACGCTGCAGATCTCAGAACAACTGACA agGGAGGCTCCCTGTCTCTGTACGATATCTCGACAGAGACATCAGGATTCTACATCTGCACCTCAAGTAACAAGATCCGCTCTGCAACCTGCAGCATCACCCTCTCAGTCATGCCAC CCTCCACGAACATTGGTCCCACTGCAAGAATCATTTGTGGAGTCATTGCTACGCTGATCATACTCATCATCGTCGTCTGTTGCTActgcaagaagaaaaaagtttga
- the LOC119018656 gene encoding cell surface A33 antigen-like has protein sequence MAIIKVFTMEGRISALTLLCLVLSGVGALQVNIPQDSYEYARGDNITLPCSFTPKTPLKETDLVIIKWSDEAAEVGAEENRILSYYTLNKQLDITPPYEGRVSLDVDVFKGKADLKLSSITLADNKEFQCSVQIPGDDEGKLSDKAQLVVLVAPSIPICKIQGKAEYGQNINLTCLSKEGSPPPTYKWESRDVRNMPRVPDPRTTDKGGILSLFNISRETSGFYICTSSNKIRSATCNLTLSVMPPSMNIGSTAGIIGGVVAALILLIVVIYCCCCRKKNKEEEYAMGVREEEYRDKEPALNGESRHADGQEDTRGRDAASPAGSGDRYEERSERDYDRRSDYNDRRSDYDDRRSDYDDRRSDYTDRRDRNERYDSERHYDDERRYDDRRYDDDRYDEPYDDRGPPRVPANKPTRRDYDD, from the exons ATGGCGATAATAAAAGTCTTCACCATGGAGGGGAGGATTTCTGCCTTGACTCTCCTGTGTCTGG TGCTGTCAGGTGTCGGTGCCCTCCAGGTGAACATCCCACAGGACTCATATGAGTATGCCAGAGGTGACAACATCACACTGCCCTGCAGCTTCACACCCAAAACCCCATTAAAGGAGACCGATCTAGTTATCATCAAATGGTCTGATGAGGCTGCAGAAGTTGGTGCTGAAGAG AACCGGATTCTCTCTTATTATACCCTGAATAAACAACTTGACATCACACCGCCATATGAAGGTCGGGTATCCCTGGACGTAGATGTTTTTAAGGGAAAGGCCGACCTGAAACTGTCCTCCATCACACTAGCAGACAACAAGGAGTTTCAGTGTAGTGTCCAGATCCCGGGTGATGACGAAGGCAAACTGTCTGACAAGGCACAATTGGTGGTTCTAG TTGCTCCATCTATACCCATCTGTAAGATCCAGGGTAAAGCAGAGTACGGCCAGAACATCAACCTGACATGTCTGTCTAAGGAAGGCTCGCCACCACCCACTTATAAGTGGGAAAGTCGAGACGTCAGGAACATGCCTCGTGTTCCAGATCCAAGAACAACTGACA AGGGAGGCATCCTGTCTCTTTTCAATATCTCCAGAGAAACATCGGGATTCTACATCTGCACCTCCAGTAACAAGATCCGCTCTGCAACCTGCAACTTGACCCTCTCAGTCATGCCAC cttccATGAACATAGGCTCGACTGCAGGAATCATTGGTGGAGTCGTCGCCGCGCTGATATTACTCATCGTCGTCATctattgctgctgctgcaggaagaagaATAAGGAGGAAGAATATGCCATGGG AGTTCGTGAGGAAGAGTACCGTGACAAAGAGCCAGCTTTAAATGGTGAGAGTCGCCATGCTGATGGGCAAGAGGACACAAGAGGTCGTGATGCCGCCAGCCCTGCCGGCAGCGGTGACCGTTACGAGGAAAGGAGTGAGCGCGACTACGACCGCCGCAGCGACTACAATGATCGTCGCAGCGACTACGACGATCGCCGCAGCGACTACGACGATCGCCGCAGCGACTACACTGACCGACGTGACCGCAATGAGCGCTACGACAGTGAGCGCCATTA